In Nostoc sp. CENA543, a single genomic region encodes these proteins:
- a CDS encoding superoxide dismutase produces the protein MKKFFKQPVMWFCTTILLVSTLFACQTQQAAELSETPLANPVQTSAPVVNTRPVAFVDRQLSTNPAELPPLPYAYNALEKAIDAETMKLHHDRHHATYVNNLNNALKKYPQLQNSSVEALLQDLNSIPEDIRTTVRNNGGGHLNHTIFWQIMSPDGGGEPTGEIAQEINQSFGSFDAFRKQFNEAGGDRFGSGWVWLVRNAQGQLQITSTLNQDNPISDGAYPIMGNDVWEHAYYLRYQNRRADYLNNWWNVVNWTEVNRRAQASRQNS, from the coding sequence ATGAAAAAATTTTTTAAGCAGCCAGTTATGTGGTTTTGTACAACAATTTTGCTAGTTTCTACTCTGTTTGCTTGTCAAACTCAACAAGCAGCAGAGTTATCGGAAACGCCTTTAGCAAATCCTGTACAAACATCTGCACCTGTGGTAAATACACGCCCTGTAGCTTTTGTAGATCGCCAGTTAAGCACTAATCCTGCTGAGTTACCGCCATTACCTTATGCTTATAATGCCCTAGAAAAAGCAATTGATGCAGAAACAATGAAGCTGCATCATGACAGGCATCATGCAACTTATGTCAATAACCTCAACAATGCTTTAAAAAAATATCCACAACTACAAAACAGCAGCGTGGAAGCTTTGCTTCAGGATTTGAATAGCATTCCTGAAGATATTCGGACAACAGTACGAAATAATGGCGGAGGTCATCTTAACCATACAATCTTTTGGCAAATTATGAGTCCTGATGGTGGGGGAGAACCTACAGGAGAAATTGCCCAAGAAATTAATCAAAGCTTTGGTAGTTTTGATGCTTTTAGAAAACAGTTTAATGAGGCAGGAGGCGATCGCTTTGGTAGTGGTTGGGTTTGGTTAGTCCGAAACGCCCAAGGTCAATTGCAAATCACCTCAACACTCAATCAAGATAATCCCATCTCTGATGGAGCATATCCGATTATGGGAAATGATGTCTGGGAACACGCTTATTATCTGAGATACCAAAATCGCCGTGCCGATTATTTAAATAATTGGTGGAATGTGGTCAACTGGACGGAAGTAAATAGACGCGCCCAAGCTTCACGCCAAAACAGTTAG
- a CDS encoding glucose 1-dehydrogenase: MKGLKGKNALITGGSSGIGQAIAIRLAQEGCNIAINYRKSPEGAEDTEEIAMQKACGDVNNCGVQSLLIQGDVSQEEDIVEMVNTVVDKWGSIDILINNAGVQTEGPSHEVKTEDFDRVIGVNLRGAYICARETIKQFLAQNRPGIIINISSVHEIIPRPMYVSYSISKGGMENMTKTLALEYANRGIRVNAIAPGATITPINEDWIDDPDKKAVVESHIPMGRAGTSAEMAAAVAFLASDEAAYITGQTLFIDGGLTLYADFREAWSA; the protein is encoded by the coding sequence ATGAAAGGATTAAAAGGGAAAAATGCCTTGATTACAGGTGGCAGTTCAGGGATTGGACAAGCGATCGCCATTCGCCTAGCTCAAGAAGGTTGCAATATCGCCATCAATTACCGCAAAAGCCCGGAAGGTGCGGAAGATACAGAAGAAATCGCTATGCAAAAAGCTTGTGGCGATGTCAATAACTGTGGTGTTCAGTCTCTACTGATACAAGGGGATGTCTCCCAAGAAGAAGACATTGTGGAAATGGTCAATACGGTAGTTGACAAATGGGGCAGTATTGATATTTTGATTAATAATGCCGGCGTTCAAACCGAAGGCCCATCCCACGAAGTCAAAACAGAAGACTTCGACCGAGTGATTGGGGTAAATCTGCGTGGGGCTTATATCTGCGCCCGTGAAACCATCAAACAATTTCTCGCCCAAAATCGGCCGGGAATCATCATTAATATTTCCAGCGTTCACGAAATTATTCCCCGACCGATGTATGTCAGCTACTCCATCAGCAAAGGCGGCATGGAAAATATGACCAAAACTTTGGCCTTGGAATATGCTAACCGAGGGATTCGGGTAAATGCGATCGCACCAGGAGCAACCATTACCCCCATCAATGAAGATTGGATAGACGACCCAGACAAGAAAGCAGTTGTTGAAAGTCATATCCCGATGGGTCGTGCGGGAACATCGGCAGAAATGGCAGCAGCCGTAGCCTTTTTAGCCTCTGACGAAGCCGCATATATCACGGGACAAACCCTATTTATTGATGGTGGACTAACCCTATACGCTGACTTCCGCGAAGCTTGGTCTGCCTGA
- a CDS encoding ferric reductase-like transmembrane domain-containing protein — protein MKNPIVIGASWIAAYIVIILFPLLILLLYPPTPSDERSFLLEFSAALGFIGLAMMAMQFALTARINRIEASYGVDLILQFHRYTSIVAFFFILAHPIILFINNPETLQLLNFLTAPWRARAAVIATLALMAIIITSIWRKQLNIPYEPWRIAHGTLAVIIVTFGLGHALGVANYLGLFWKAVIWSGIAIAALWLLVYVRLVKPYFMQKKPYLVEAVIPQRGNVWNLVLRPRGHAGINFQPGQFAWLTLEISPFRMREHPFSFASSAEHSDACGGSSQRIQFGIKALGDFTNTIKDVQPGTKAFLDGPYGVFTTDRYENTAGFVFIAGGIGITPIISMLFTLADRQDERPLLLIYASKTWEDITYREEIEDLKKQLDLTVIHVLKEPPEDWSGERGYIDQEILERYIPKRPATRNYFICAVPKMMDQVERALHELEVPVTHIHMEHYNLV, from the coding sequence ATGAAGAATCCCATAGTTATAGGGGCATCTTGGATAGCTGCATATATTGTGATTATCTTGTTTCCCCTATTGATATTACTTTTATATCCACCTACACCCAGCGATGAACGTAGTTTTTTATTAGAATTTTCTGCGGCTTTGGGTTTCATTGGTTTAGCAATGATGGCAATGCAATTTGCTCTGACTGCTAGGATTAATCGCATTGAAGCTTCCTACGGTGTAGACTTAATTCTTCAGTTTCACCGCTACACCTCAATAGTAGCTTTCTTCTTCATTCTGGCTCACCCTATAATTTTGTTTATTAATAATCCAGAGACGCTACAACTATTGAATTTCTTGACAGCACCGTGGCGAGCTAGGGCGGCAGTAATAGCTACTTTGGCACTCATGGCAATTATTATTACTTCCATTTGGCGCAAACAACTGAACATTCCCTATGAACCTTGGCGTATAGCTCATGGCACCTTAGCTGTGATTATCGTTACTTTTGGCTTGGGACACGCCTTGGGTGTGGCTAATTACTTAGGACTATTTTGGAAAGCAGTGATTTGGAGTGGGATTGCCATAGCGGCATTGTGGTTGTTGGTTTATGTCCGCTTAGTTAAGCCTTACTTTATGCAGAAAAAACCTTACTTAGTCGAAGCTGTGATTCCCCAAAGAGGCAATGTGTGGAATTTAGTCTTGCGTCCCAGAGGACACGCAGGCATTAATTTCCAACCAGGTCAATTTGCTTGGTTAACTTTAGAAATTTCGCCCTTTAGAATGCGGGAACATCCATTTTCTTTTGCTTCTAGTGCAGAACATAGCGATGCCTGCGGCGGGAGTAGCCAACGCATTCAGTTTGGTATTAAGGCTTTAGGAGACTTTACAAACACCATCAAAGATGTGCAACCAGGCACTAAAGCCTTTCTTGATGGCCCTTACGGAGTTTTCACCACAGACCGCTATGAAAATACTGCCGGGTTTGTGTTTATTGCTGGTGGTATCGGCATCACACCAATCATCAGTATGCTGTTTACCTTAGCAGACCGTCAAGATGAGCGTCCCTTACTCTTAATTTACGCCAGTAAAACTTGGGAAGATATCACTTATCGAGAAGAAATTGAAGACTTAAAAAAACAATTAGACCTAACAGTTATTCACGTTCTCAAAGAACCTCCTGAAGATTGGTCAGGAGAAAGGGGCTATATTGATCAGGAAATACTAGAACGCTACATTCCTAAGCGTCCGGCAACTCGAAATTACTTCATTTGTGCTGTACCAAAAATGATGGATCAAGTAGAGAGAGCTTTACATGAATTAGAAGTACCTGTCACTCACATCCATATGGAACATTACAACCTTGTTTAA
- a CDS encoding sorbosone dehydrogenase family protein translates to MQLRNPLAKKLLFGMVLLGLSACNLPTTESADNSNQETQAAAPISQQTTANNQACTLVENGFGSPGKVNLRAEEVVTGLEVPWGIAFLPNRDMLVTERPGRVRLVRDGKLVSQPVATINVTESGEDGLLGIATHPNFAENRFFYVYYTADRNGSQVNRVERWRLSENGLSASPDRVIVDDIPVAQFHNGGRIRFGPDGMLYIGTGDARNPQISQDVNSLAGKILRVTPDGQVPQDNPFEKNPVYITGIRNTQGFDWRDQSTLWVTDHGPSGDLGRRGHDKLSLARAGDNLGWPTIYRCESGEGFVTPSIVWREALPPGGAAIYTGNAIPEWKGSLIIATLRSEHLQRVVFNPQSPQQVERHEVYLQGKYGRLREAIMGPDGELYVTTSNCDGRGNCPQQRDKILRITK, encoded by the coding sequence ATGCAACTGAGAAACCCTCTTGCTAAAAAATTACTTTTTGGCATGGTTTTGCTGGGACTTTCTGCTTGTAACTTACCCACAACTGAGTCCGCAGATAATAGCAATCAAGAAACGCAAGCAGCCGCACCAATTAGTCAACAAACTACTGCTAACAATCAAGCCTGCACTCTCGTAGAAAATGGCTTCGGTTCGCCAGGAAAGGTAAATCTGCGTGCTGAAGAAGTAGTAACAGGTTTAGAAGTCCCTTGGGGAATCGCTTTTCTGCCAAATCGAGATATGTTAGTGACTGAACGCCCTGGACGAGTTCGCCTGGTGCGGGATGGTAAACTTGTTTCTCAGCCAGTAGCTACAATTAATGTTACTGAGAGCGGCGAAGATGGTTTACTGGGGATTGCAACTCATCCCAACTTTGCCGAAAACAGATTTTTTTACGTTTACTATACTGCTGATAGAAATGGTTCGCAGGTGAATCGTGTTGAACGATGGCGACTATCTGAGAACGGACTCAGTGCTTCACCAGATAGGGTAATTGTTGACGATATTCCTGTAGCGCAATTTCACAATGGGGGTCGCATTCGCTTTGGCCCTGATGGAATGTTATACATCGGGACTGGCGATGCTAGGAATCCACAAATTTCCCAGGATGTTAATAGCCTAGCTGGAAAAATTCTGCGTGTGACTCCTGATGGACAAGTACCACAAGACAATCCCTTTGAGAAAAATCCTGTATATATCACTGGAATTCGCAACACTCAGGGGTTTGATTGGCGGGATCAATCAACCCTATGGGTAACAGACCACGGCCCTAGCGGCGATTTAGGCAGAAGAGGTCACGATAAACTCAGTCTAGCCAGAGCAGGCGATAACCTTGGCTGGCCTACTATCTACCGTTGTGAATCAGGAGAAGGATTTGTGACTCCCTCGATTGTTTGGCGTGAAGCTCTGCCGCCTGGGGGAGCAGCAATTTATACAGGTAATGCTATTCCTGAATGGAAAGGTAGCTTGATTATTGCCACGCTTCGTTCAGAACACTTGCAGCGCGTCGTCTTCAATCCTCAATCTCCCCAACAAGTCGAGCGTCATGAGGTGTATTTACAAGGTAAATATGGACGACTGCGAGAGGCAATTATGGGGCCAGATGGTGAATTATATGTGACAACTAGTAACTGCGATGGCCGAGGCAATTGCCCACAACAACGGGACAAGATTCTCCGTATTACTAAATAA
- a CDS encoding glycoside hydrolase 100 family protein, producing MKTKHDLIAEAWTLIEKSIIYYRNRPIGTVAALEAGSDALNYDQCFVRDFVLSALAFLISGKPEIVRNFLIGTLHLQSHEPQMDSFKPGPGLMPASFKVVVKDGEEYLTADFGEHAIARVPPVDSCLWWIILLRAYVKATGDTALAHQSEFQQGIKLILEMCLAHRFAMYPTMLVPDGAFMIDRRMGVYEHPLEIQVLFYAALRAAKELLLPNDANLSCSNSVTQRLQPLTYHLREYYWIDLNRLNEIYRFKGDEFGQEIANRFNIYPESIPDWLTEWLPDNGGYLAGNLGPGRMDFRFFALGNLMAIITALASEAESQKIMNLIEYRWQDLIGYMPMKLCYPALEGRDWQIITGSDPKNMPWSYHNGGNWPVLLWLLTAAAHKTNRLDIAEKAIDIAEKRLRQDGWPEYYDGKNARLIGKQSRQYQAWTIAAFIVAKELMANPSHLELISFEME from the coding sequence ATGAAAACAAAACATGATTTAATTGCCGAAGCTTGGACATTAATAGAAAAGTCAATTATTTATTATCGTAATCGTCCGATTGGTACAGTAGCAGCTTTAGAAGCTGGGTCAGATGCACTAAATTATGACCAATGTTTTGTTCGGGATTTTGTCTTATCAGCGTTGGCTTTTTTGATTAGTGGTAAACCGGAAATTGTCCGTAATTTCTTGATTGGAACTTTGCATTTACAGAGTCATGAACCGCAAATGGATTCCTTTAAACCAGGGCCAGGACTCATGCCAGCTAGTTTTAAAGTAGTGGTTAAAGATGGTGAAGAGTATTTAACTGCTGATTTTGGAGAACACGCGATCGCTAGAGTTCCACCTGTTGATTCTTGCTTGTGGTGGATTATTTTACTACGGGCTTATGTAAAAGCTACAGGTGATACTGCACTGGCTCACCAAAGTGAATTTCAACAGGGAATCAAATTAATTTTAGAAATGTGTCTTGCACATCGGTTTGCTATGTACCCCACAATGTTAGTTCCCGATGGTGCTTTTATGATTGACCGACGTATGGGAGTCTATGAACATCCTCTAGAAATTCAAGTGCTATTTTATGCGGCTTTACGTGCAGCTAAGGAACTTCTGCTCCCAAATGATGCTAACCTTTCTTGTTCCAATAGCGTAACTCAACGTTTACAACCTCTTACCTATCATTTGCGAGAATATTACTGGATTGATTTAAATCGTTTAAATGAAATTTATCGTTTTAAGGGTGATGAATTTGGTCAAGAAATAGCCAATAGATTTAATATTTATCCTGAATCAATTCCTGATTGGTTAACAGAATGGCTACCGGATAATGGTGGTTATCTAGCGGGTAATCTTGGCCCTGGACGGATGGATTTTCGGTTCTTTGCACTGGGAAATCTTATGGCAATTATCACTGCTTTAGCCAGTGAAGCAGAATCTCAAAAAATTATGAATCTCATTGAGTATCGTTGGCAAGATTTAATTGGATATATGCCCATGAAACTCTGTTATCCAGCCCTAGAAGGTAGAGATTGGCAAATTATCACAGGTAGCGATCCCAAAAATATGCCTTGGTCTTATCACAACGGTGGGAATTGGCCGGTTTTATTGTGGTTACTTACAGCAGCAGCGCACAAAACAAATCGTTTAGACATTGCCGAAAAAGCTATTGATATTGCAGAAAAACGTTTACGTCAGGATGGATGGCCAGAATACTACGACGGTAAGAATGCTCGTCTCATTGGTAAACAATCTAGACAATATCAAGCTTGGACGATTGCTGCATTCATAGTAGCAAAAGAGTTAATGGCTAATCCTAGCCATTTAGAACTAATTAGTTTTGAGATGGAATAA
- the mgtE gene encoding magnesium transporter, translating to MAENPPSSFPQTRISRQELVDLVRSQLEALLQQENFQGAKALLVPVQPADIAQAIEYLPEKMQAIAFRLLSKQEAIEVYEYLDSSVQQSLIAEFKHQEVLDVIDKMSPDDRARLFDELPAKVVQRLLQQLSPTEREATALILGYKEATAGRIMTTEYLSVKEDLTVTQAIERIRALASTSEMIYYLYVTDRERRLTGTVSFRDLVIAQPEQRLGEIMTRDLVLVHTDTDQEEVAQTIQRYDLVALPVVDTEERLVGIVTVDDVLDVLEQETTEDIYKLGGLEAGGDSYFQTDVLTAARKRVVWLFVLLIANTGTTAVISSQEGVLEKVVALAAFIPLLIDAGGNVGAQSSTVVIRGLNLKEVGIKKALQVITRETITGVLLGLMLGIAVIFWAYFLEGNLQIAITVGTSLLAIVILAAISGSGLPFLFGAIGLDPALMSAPFITSVVDVLGVFIYLMLARAILQI from the coding sequence TTGGCAGAGAATCCGCCTTCCTCTTTCCCACAAACGAGGATTTCCCGACAAGAACTTGTAGACTTAGTGCGTTCTCAATTAGAAGCACTACTACAACAAGAAAACTTTCAAGGTGCAAAAGCTTTATTAGTACCTGTACAACCTGCGGATATTGCCCAAGCTATCGAGTATCTGCCAGAAAAAATGCAGGCGATCGCTTTCCGCTTACTATCAAAACAGGAAGCGATCGAAGTCTATGAATATCTCGATTCTAGTGTGCAGCAGTCCTTGATTGCAGAATTTAAGCATCAAGAAGTTCTCGACGTAATAGATAAGATGTCGCCAGATGACAGAGCGCGACTATTTGACGAGTTACCCGCTAAAGTCGTCCAACGTCTACTGCAACAACTCAGCCCAACTGAACGTGAAGCTACTGCCCTGATTTTAGGCTATAAAGAGGCTACGGCTGGGCGGATCATGACCACAGAATATCTTTCTGTGAAGGAGGATTTAACAGTTACCCAAGCCATTGAGAGAATTCGCGCTTTAGCTAGTACCAGCGAAATGATCTACTATCTCTATGTGACTGATAGAGAACGTCGCCTCACTGGGACTGTGTCTTTTCGAGATTTAGTGATTGCCCAGCCAGAGCAAAGGCTGGGCGAAATTATGACCCGTGATTTGGTATTAGTCCACACAGATACAGACCAAGAAGAAGTAGCGCAAACTATCCAACGCTACGACTTAGTAGCTTTGCCTGTAGTCGATACGGAAGAACGTCTAGTCGGGATTGTAACTGTGGATGATGTGCTGGATGTTTTAGAGCAAGAAACCACAGAAGATATTTACAAGCTAGGTGGGTTAGAGGCTGGAGGCGATAGCTATTTCCAGACAGACGTATTGACAGCAGCTCGTAAACGGGTTGTGTGGTTGTTTGTTTTGTTAATTGCTAATACTGGCACGACTGCTGTGATTAGCTCTCAGGAGGGTGTTTTAGAAAAAGTTGTGGCTTTAGCTGCCTTTATTCCCTTGTTGATTGACGCAGGCGGAAATGTCGGAGCGCAGTCATCAACTGTGGTGATTCGAGGTCTGAATCTCAAGGAAGTTGGCATCAAAAAAGCTTTGCAGGTGATTACACGAGAAACTATAACTGGCGTGCTATTAGGACTAATGCTAGGTATAGCAGTGATTTTCTGGGCTTACTTCCTAGAAGGTAATTTGCAAATAGCAATTACTGTAGGGACGAGTTTATTAGCGATCGTGATTTTAGCGGCTATTTCTGGTTCTGGCTTACCTTTTTTATTTGGTGCCATTGGTTTAGATCCAGCCTTGATGTCAGCCCCGTTTATTACCTCTGTAGTGGATGTTTTAGGAGTCTTTATTTATCTCATGCTGGCAAGAGCAATTTTACAAATTTGA